From a region of the Myxococcus fulvus genome:
- a CDS encoding non-ribosomal peptide synthetase has protein sequence MKMGELLAELNRRGLEVRAEGEHLKLRGPKGAAGEELLKVLAEHKQELLALLRERQRVDEERPITPVERTGPAPLSFGQQRLWFLDRLEPGGATYNLVMPMRVEGHLDVGLLERCFVEIVRRHEILRTRYAEQQGVPVQLVDPEPRLEFEVMEEAEVFAYEPGGTEAFLRREAERPFDLSEGPLIRILVVDRGPQGQYVQACLHHISADVWARGLIIRELTALYAAFAQGQPSPLPPLPLQYSDFAIWQRGHLQGEVRRGLVDAWKRRLAGMPPLLELPTDRPRPRVRTDAGGEVRFEVEPSLTEALKTLSHATHATPFMGMLGAFFVLLHRLTGQDDLVIGANSINRTRTELEPLVGFFVDNLVMRVDLGGRPGFSTVVERVREVVLDAFAHQDLPFDLLVEELKPPRNPGYNPLFQTVFSWTRAMEGTPAPSGMNILPLEFETTTSRFDLDLFVEDHGDRLTVRFVFNRGLFDQGTVQHYADCFQQLLQGLLTEPQRPVSELPLLPADARERLLRKWNETRGEGADGPCLHELFEARAARDPDACALVLGDWELTYGELDQRADRLAAALQALGVGPETRVGICMERSPRLIVSLLAVLKAGGVFLALDPDEPQARLRRILDDARPQVLLTSGTHPEVEADTTVLHVDAAAERLPDATGVRLRRDVTPDHLAYVLYTSGSTGQPKGTEVTHRSIVNYLKWSVRTYRLDEGTGSPVLGSISFDGTLTSLFAPLISGRALFLLPRGQELDLLSSRDYPEQGFSFIKLTPSHLRAFDGLGRMREVLERTHALVLGGEGLHGGDLETWRAWRLSTRVINEYGPTEAAVACCFHEVSTDGAPLPERIPIGKPISNTALYVLDRWGQPVPVGVSGELYIGGVGLARGYLGRPDLTAERFVPNPFEAGARLYRTGDLARYLPDGTLEFLGRLDDQLKVRGHRVESGEVEAALARHPRVTHAAVVLQRAPGQEPRLVAYVQPSEPRRPDEDLERVLREFLQEELPEYMRPSVLLILDALPLTASGKVDRKALPSADPGPRTRGLAARETGVLTDTERKLQALFRELLGLDAVAPGDSFFDLGGHSLLAVTLIARIRSVLDVEVPLNELFERPTVEGLARWVDAQVGVLAPRLPDGVVALRPQGRNPPLFVAPPSAGNPAVYVSLTRHLSPEQPVFGFQMPGLLDDSAPRATIEEAAAHYVDIMRQMQPRGPYRLAGWSFGGIVACEMARQLEAQGEQVALLGLIDGASLDRKAAQDSQDLRQAVSTGSQLMKVLAQTPLPRDYENLRLVGEWMGISLPEAPKDLWRKDSGGQRTYLRRFLKDVSRTARNMLVTLRAERSYTFTAYGGPATLFRAQPPSRGRDSLVDSVRRFAPNGLQVIVVPGNHMTLVMDEKNAAVLASRLQQCLDAALPGVPGQEPSRALLPANGWKAQFSKEVA, from the coding sequence ATGAAGATGGGTGAGCTGCTCGCCGAGCTGAATCGGCGGGGCCTGGAGGTCCGTGCGGAGGGCGAGCACCTGAAGCTCCGAGGCCCGAAGGGGGCCGCGGGCGAGGAGCTCCTGAAGGTGCTCGCCGAGCACAAGCAGGAGCTGCTGGCGCTGCTGCGAGAGCGCCAGCGGGTGGACGAGGAGCGCCCCATCACCCCCGTCGAGCGCACGGGGCCGGCCCCGCTGTCCTTCGGCCAGCAGCGACTGTGGTTCCTCGACCGGCTCGAACCCGGAGGCGCCACCTACAACCTGGTCATGCCCATGCGGGTCGAGGGGCACCTCGACGTGGGGCTCCTGGAGCGCTGCTTCGTCGAGATCGTCCGACGCCACGAAATCCTCCGCACGCGCTACGCCGAGCAGCAGGGCGTCCCGGTGCAGCTCGTCGACCCTGAGCCACGGCTGGAGTTCGAGGTGATGGAGGAGGCGGAGGTGTTCGCCTACGAGCCCGGAGGCACGGAGGCGTTCCTGCGCCGCGAAGCGGAGCGGCCCTTCGATTTGTCCGAGGGCCCGCTCATCCGCATCCTCGTGGTCGACCGGGGGCCCCAAGGCCAGTACGTCCAGGCGTGCCTGCATCACATCTCGGCGGATGTCTGGGCTCGGGGACTCATCATCCGCGAGCTGACGGCCCTCTACGCGGCCTTCGCCCAGGGGCAGCCCTCGCCCCTGCCGCCCTTGCCGCTGCAGTACTCCGACTTCGCCATCTGGCAGCGCGGGCATCTCCAGGGCGAGGTCCGCCGCGGGCTGGTGGACGCCTGGAAGCGGCGACTGGCCGGGATGCCTCCGCTGCTGGAGCTGCCCACGGACCGCCCGCGTCCTCGCGTACGGACCGACGCGGGAGGCGAGGTCCGCTTCGAGGTGGAGCCCTCGCTCACCGAGGCGCTGAAGACCTTGAGCCATGCGACCCACGCCACGCCCTTCATGGGCATGCTGGGCGCCTTCTTCGTCCTGTTGCACCGGCTCACCGGACAGGATGACCTGGTCATCGGCGCCAACTCCATCAACCGGACCCGCACCGAGCTGGAGCCCCTGGTGGGCTTCTTCGTCGACAACCTGGTGATGCGCGTGGACCTGGGGGGCCGCCCGGGCTTCTCCACCGTGGTGGAGCGCGTGCGAGAGGTGGTGCTCGACGCCTTCGCGCATCAGGACCTGCCTTTCGACCTGCTCGTCGAGGAGCTGAAGCCCCCGCGCAACCCCGGCTACAACCCGCTGTTCCAGACCGTGTTCTCGTGGACGCGGGCGATGGAAGGCACGCCGGCGCCGAGCGGGATGAACATCCTGCCGCTCGAGTTCGAGACCACCACCTCGCGCTTCGACCTGGACCTCTTCGTGGAGGACCACGGCGACCGGCTCACGGTGCGCTTCGTGTTCAACCGGGGCCTCTTCGACCAGGGCACCGTCCAGCACTACGCGGACTGCTTCCAGCAACTGCTCCAGGGGTTGCTCACCGAGCCCCAGCGCCCGGTGAGTGAGCTGCCGTTGCTCCCCGCGGACGCGCGAGAGCGCCTCCTCCGGAAGTGGAACGAGACGCGAGGGGAGGGAGCGGACGGGCCATGTCTGCACGAGCTGTTCGAGGCCCGCGCTGCGAGAGACCCGGACGCCTGTGCGCTCGTCCTGGGAGACTGGGAGCTGACCTATGGCGAGCTGGACCAGCGCGCGGATCGCCTCGCGGCGGCGCTGCAAGCGCTGGGCGTGGGGCCCGAGACGCGGGTGGGCATCTGCATGGAGCGCTCGCCCCGGCTCATCGTGAGCCTGCTGGCGGTGCTCAAGGCGGGCGGCGTGTTCCTGGCGCTCGACCCCGACGAGCCTCAGGCGCGACTGCGGCGCATCCTCGACGACGCCCGTCCCCAGGTGCTGCTCACCTCGGGGACGCACCCGGAGGTGGAGGCCGACACGACGGTCCTCCACGTGGACGCGGCGGCGGAGCGGCTCCCGGACGCCACCGGTGTTCGCCTGCGCCGCGACGTCACCCCGGACCACCTGGCCTACGTCCTCTACACCTCCGGTTCGACGGGCCAGCCGAAGGGCACGGAGGTCACGCACCGGAGCATCGTCAACTACCTGAAGTGGAGCGTGCGGACGTACCGGCTCGACGAGGGCACGGGGAGCCCGGTGCTCGGGTCCATCAGCTTCGACGGCACGCTGACCAGCCTCTTCGCTCCGCTCATCTCGGGCCGCGCGCTGTTCCTGCTCCCTCGGGGACAGGAGCTGGACCTGCTGTCGTCCAGGGACTACCCCGAGCAGGGCTTCAGCTTCATCAAGCTGACCCCCTCGCACCTGCGGGCGTTCGACGGGCTGGGGCGAATGCGTGAGGTGCTGGAGCGCACGCACGCGCTCGTCCTCGGTGGCGAGGGCCTTCACGGCGGAGACCTGGAGACGTGGCGTGCCTGGCGTCTTTCCACGCGCGTCATCAACGAGTACGGCCCCACCGAGGCCGCCGTGGCGTGCTGCTTCCATGAGGTGTCCACGGATGGGGCGCCGCTCCCCGAGCGCATCCCCATCGGCAAGCCCATCTCGAACACCGCGCTGTATGTCCTGGACCGCTGGGGACAACCCGTGCCCGTCGGCGTGTCGGGGGAGCTGTACATCGGCGGCGTGGGATTGGCCCGGGGATATCTGGGGCGTCCAGACCTGACGGCCGAGCGCTTCGTCCCCAACCCCTTCGAGGCGGGCGCGCGGCTGTATCGCACCGGAGACCTGGCCCGGTACCTGCCGGACGGCACCCTCGAGTTCCTCGGTCGACTGGACGACCAGCTCAAGGTTCGTGGCCACCGCGTCGAGTCCGGAGAGGTGGAGGCCGCACTCGCGCGGCACCCGCGGGTCACCCACGCCGCCGTGGTGTTGCAGCGCGCTCCGGGACAGGAGCCGCGCCTCGTCGCCTACGTCCAGCCCTCGGAGCCGCGACGTCCGGATGAGGACCTGGAGCGCGTGCTGCGCGAGTTCCTCCAGGAGGAGCTCCCCGAGTACATGCGCCCGTCGGTCCTCCTCATCCTCGATGCGCTGCCGCTCACGGCCAGCGGCAAGGTCGACCGCAAGGCGCTCCCCAGCGCGGACCCAGGGCCGCGGACCCGGGGCCTCGCGGCGCGCGAAACGGGCGTGCTGACCGACACGGAGCGCAAGCTCCAGGCCCTCTTCCGCGAGCTGCTGGGGCTCGACGCCGTGGCGCCCGGCGACAGCTTCTTCGACCTGGGCGGGCACTCGCTGCTCGCCGTCACCCTCATCGCGCGCATCCGGAGCGTGCTGGACGTGGAGGTCCCCCTCAACGAGCTCTTCGAGCGGCCCACGGTGGAGGGACTCGCCCGGTGGGTCGACGCGCAGGTCGGGGTGCTCGCGCCGCGCCTGCCCGATGGCGTGGTGGCGCTGAGGCCCCAGGGGCGCAACCCGCCGCTGTTCGTCGCGCCTCCCTCCGCGGGCAACCCCGCCGTCTATGTCTCGCTCACCCGTCACCTGAGCCCCGAGCAGCCTGTCTTCGGCTTCCAGATGCCGGGCTTGCTGGACGACAGCGCCCCCAGGGCCACCATCGAGGAGGCGGCGGCGCACTACGTGGACATCATGCGACAGATGCAGCCTCGGGGGCCGTATCGCCTCGCGGGGTGGTCCTTCGGCGGCATCGTCGCGTGTGAGATGGCGCGCCAGCTCGAGGCCCAGGGAGAGCAGGTCGCGCTGCTCGGCCTGATTGATGGCGCCTCGCTCGACCGCAAGGCCGCGCAGGACAGTCAGGACCTCCGGCAGGCGGTCTCCACGGGCTCGCAGCTGATGAAGGTCCTGGCGCAGACGCCGCTGCCGCGTGACTACGAGAACCTCCGGCTCGTGGGCGAGTGGATGGGCATCAGCCTCCCCGAGGCGCCCAAGGACCTCTGGCGCAAGGACTCGGGCGGGCAGCGCACGTACCTGCGCAGGTTCCTGAAGGACGTGTCGCGAACGGCGCGGAACATGCTGGTCACCCTGCGGGCGGAGCGCTCCTACACCTTCACCGCGTACGGGGGGCCCGCCACGCTCTTCCGGGCCCAGCCGCCGAGCCGAGGGCGGGATTCGCTGGTCGACAGCGTGCGCAGGTTCGCGCCCAATGGCTTGCAGGTCATCGTGGTCCCCGGCAATCACATGACACTCGTCATGGATGAGAAGAACGCCGCGGTGCTGGCCTCACGGCTCCAGCAATGCCTGGACGCGGCCCTGCCCGGAGTGCCCGGACAAGAACCTTCTCGGGCGCTCCTGCCCGCGAATGGGTGGAAGGCGCAGTTCTCGAAGGAGGTCGCGTGA